From bacterium, the proteins below share one genomic window:
- a CDS encoding SBBP repeat-containing protein, whose translation MKLKSLVVMSILVATVFAFIVPGNAYHFGTAWDESHYNPGDTNWHGKPVDHLYLADEKDRSISTRNVYIRWNSYQTGISTWDTDYINQKKAEIKHFQDGNFDVVLRINPFPVPDWYLNESGSRFKNQYDEAWEPDTYIPQLMQQVATAHGLSLPGDEEQVKALMKAEYNVDYMEKDNSQVSIWDSNYESRVRTYIEQVITTLNSDPEINVNNFWAIYISSGQFGEVAFPGRNPVKRTRRYNEATMPPPDPANQDGLGVDYYRHWNSYWGFDMDAQAACPVAGWEPTEMAGQGQRTVNGGFEDTTYSNTIANWWSSRDCHNQGAWNPSVINDVAQAATGSHFLRYQSLSGSQYYLRQEMPVRVSTNYDLSGYIRAQGGETGTIVLRQTDDQGSTVGTPITLTSTLSTWNQVSQNFTTQADAAYVQVDLYLTGGSGTVDFDAISVLDTVNPTADHSQAEQFINWYYQGLANAVKWQIAELREHYNGRLILMGGGDATRPGDIEAEINNDLSGKTKNAYWVSRGFAMDRYLQLLVDDSTVNLTNVYFANTGMEVVWNDWENANRTAGAAWNQSLLQSDWSAPKYYAEIAREIMGAGTSLYGENGGANNLDQMNDVFQNMQENNYEGLGWYTLGQLFEPSQGANILNYADQITQYNNLMPKAPTGGSILPLQTGWEWYESQGYDNIYNSLYNVESYDPAEFGLPLCTRTWQGNSQGVDTRTGDGFLVVAGKASSGASNPNSYYWLYNDFLLPYHDITIGAETKLCYWIYPYDDAGDPDDGNRSVAVDLIFSDGTALRDHSVPSGAISPVLLDQNSHYVHPAQRHDHLTPNAWNYVEVDLSAMSGQTIEQVWMAFDDPNYSSHGDKYRVYIDDLKFTNTPETFDEDFIGAFDTTPDTWKTGGSHITFTGDGVTTAKGTLVSGTYGDIQSPVVANFDQGTYDAIEFLITDMTPGAFLEFGLQQQRESNREYLYNSKFNYFDVPGLYRVRFSDFAPGKDTSAFTMKFWLKEIAGNTVDFDYVKLVQHPPIPVATPSPSGWAEEFTGAANEMPTGWRDRKAWGEYNARIEQNGTNQAVITLGSIDTYGDVITPIIENLDIAAYSILEFKIAAMDLDHLDVNIQQETGSFQSFSGVSVSAPGVYTIDLGTVVPSGTDMSRFSIKFWPNDTQKSGTAVLDYIEIKAAPARVNGTWENIGDSFNFNITLNASGPSIEVYQNDPYTTWIEHSGLVEDIFVKQYIGQGQWELCGTKLNMYPNDHTREASVPELVSAGGYLYATWAEGGYLNESIYVKRWNGAVWTQLPGLIGEWEHYESENPQLSVDMSNTPYVTWAERRSYPANNWKVYVTRWSGSTWQQMGGRLNIVSGDDAGNPDIALFNTTPYVTWVEGNKIYVKHWTGSGWAADGGVLNRNSADPATGPEIVLWNNMIHVAWLESRAVQIKRLNGSTWEWVGQPLQVDPNNTIDRLSMADTTSTLSVVCQSNGLMYLFAWDGIEWKRTDPDLDRISGQVVHGVDVCNGMGLPYVGYTEENDGRKVFVSRFIEGGITVPTATPTAVPTPLPSEYWREDFNGSDGVQPVLWQDYSNYSGCDGDIQYNGAGEVYVGSYMESWGKVLSPPMHCDVGVYSYLNVDVSWVKEGATYKIGIQEIGGAWNYWDLTTSLNSTGIYYLDYQQTTGWSGEHDFYIQLTIEGMYAAIKVDWITLTQGLPTMTPTQIITMTATPTPTPTSTVTPTVSPSLTITISPTTSPSSTVSPTPSAIPTATAIPSFVDYSTYHGGSSEEKVQDMHVDANGYIYIAGITTSNDLPVTTGVVDETYGGGNDGFVVKYAPDGQTVVFCTYFGGSDNDNVRGITTDSAGNIYITGTTWSSDFTTTAGAYDTALGGARDAFIAKLSSDGQTLLYSTYLGGSAYDYGFCIDVESVGDVVYVGGFTHGNFPVTSGAAQETFGGMGDGFVTKFNMAAGTIVYSTYLGGQYWEPVDAIIVKNGEAYLTGHTQSPNFPVTQDALDSTNSVPGANQGADGYFTKLSTDGSTFLYSTFIGPESSPLTTTFTEMAIDTAGNIYLVGDTSEQDFAVTAGCIQPGFGGGSRDGIAVKLNANYSSITFSTFLGGDGKDGCTDITIDTSGNLWITGMTDSSVFPESETGLGGYDVFVSNLNATGDLLWSGRLGGSQDEGLDNFHLKAAYQVLNNMLCVTGRTTSQNFPVTSNAEQSTYGGGVSDSFLSMLGQPATTYTPTPTPSTTATPTQEYVWEDDFNGGTPGEQPSAWEDETEHSDYNADIYYSQTASWARVSRTAEETWGKVLTSMINCDVDTFPMVQIKVSNISADTTWKVGIQETEGAWQYWNLNSSSSDTGNFVYNYKEITSWTGIHNFSVVLSVEGAVGTFVESDFVRVLRLQATPTPTVTPTVTPTFTPGTTGIWNEIFSYSDDNPASVAGDQPPGWYDETDDAGYNAEIEYAVTDGLAELTTVSGEQWGKVLSYSQSVDLASYPMLEVVISDIPQGTAKIMVFSQESGWEEYDLSGSLTVAGTYAYDIPSATGWSGVKNFGIQLISEGGTAVFDSIISQSGMTPTPTVTPVATNAYIDIFDGTPGEQPADWRDESQDYGFDAHIAYATGGTSADVSRTQESTWGKVLSSIITCDTSVYTHVEIEVDTVLSSTAWKLGIQEEDGAWQYWDLNVSHTQTGTFAYDYAAVTGWTGMHSFRIQITVEGDSSAGIEVDQIRVCQEETVTGSAYMGVAVSYSPTCTVTPTPTMTATLTPTMTPTQVVLSSTLTATRTPTATSTPWLKSKEVMAYPNPARGQVNFAYTVSGQGKVVIDIYKLTGERVATVTEHFNAGTGQTLRTAWDAVDVAPGIYFCRIVITDGSGKEMFRQMKKVALIK comes from the coding sequence ATGAAATTGAAATCTTTAGTAGTGATGAGCATTTTGGTTGCGACGGTATTTGCATTTATAGTACCCGGGAACGCGTATCATTTCGGAACCGCCTGGGATGAATCGCATTACAACCCCGGTGACACCAATTGGCACGGGAAACCGGTGGATCATCTTTATCTGGCGGATGAGAAAGACCGCAGTATATCAACCCGCAATGTCTACATCCGCTGGAACAGCTACCAGACCGGGATCAGCACTTGGGATACGGACTATATCAATCAAAAAAAGGCGGAAATCAAACATTTCCAGGACGGTAATTTTGATGTTGTTCTGCGTATCAATCCGTTTCCTGTGCCTGATTGGTATCTTAATGAGAGCGGCAGCCGGTTCAAGAACCAATATGATGAGGCATGGGAACCGGACACTTATATTCCACAATTAATGCAGCAGGTCGCCACAGCCCATGGCCTCTCCCTGCCAGGTGATGAGGAACAGGTTAAGGCGCTCATGAAAGCGGAATACAATGTTGATTACATGGAAAAAGACAATTCCCAGGTCAGTATCTGGGACAGCAATTATGAGAGCCGTGTACGCACTTATATTGAACAGGTCATCACTACGCTTAATAGCGATCCGGAAATCAATGTAAATAATTTTTGGGCCATCTATATTTCCAGCGGGCAGTTCGGGGAAGTGGCTTTTCCGGGCCGTAATCCTGTGAAGCGAACCAGAAGGTACAATGAGGCTACCATGCCGCCGCCTGATCCTGCCAATCAGGACGGTTTGGGAGTGGATTATTACCGCCATTGGAACAGCTATTGGGGATTTGATATGGATGCCCAGGCTGCATGTCCGGTAGCCGGTTGGGAACCAACGGAGATGGCAGGTCAGGGACAGCGTACAGTTAATGGCGGGTTTGAAGATACGACGTATTCCAATACGATTGCCAACTGGTGGAGTTCGCGTGATTGTCATAATCAGGGTGCGTGGAATCCAAGCGTGATCAATGATGTTGCCCAGGCTGCCACGGGATCGCATTTTTTACGTTATCAGAGCCTGAGTGGATCGCAATATTATCTCCGCCAGGAGATGCCTGTGCGGGTCAGTACAAATTATGATTTAAGTGGTTATATTCGCGCGCAAGGCGGAGAGACGGGTACCATTGTATTGCGGCAAACAGATGATCAGGGCAGTACGGTGGGTACACCCATTACGCTTACCAGCACGCTAAGTACCTGGAATCAGGTCAGTCAGAATTTTACCACGCAGGCGGATGCCGCCTATGTGCAGGTCGATCTTTATCTGACCGGCGGATCAGGCACAGTTGATTTTGATGCCATTTCAGTATTGGATACAGTCAATCCTACGGCAGACCACAGCCAGGCGGAGCAGTTCATTAACTGGTATTATCAAGGTCTGGCCAATGCTGTGAAATGGCAGATTGCAGAACTGCGCGAGCATTACAACGGACGATTAATTCTCATGGGCGGCGGTGATGCCACCCGGCCCGGTGATATTGAAGCGGAGATCAACAATGATCTCTCCGGTAAAACCAAGAATGCCTATTGGGTCAGCCGCGGATTTGCCATGGACCGATATTTACAATTACTGGTTGATGATTCGACAGTCAATCTGACCAATGTTTACTTTGCCAATACCGGCATGGAAGTTGTGTGGAATGATTGGGAAAATGCCAATCGCACAGCCGGTGCGGCGTGGAACCAAAGTCTGTTGCAAAGTGACTGGTCGGCGCCAAAGTATTATGCCGAGATCGCGCGTGAAATCATGGGTGCGGGCACCTCCCTGTATGGTGAGAACGGCGGTGCCAATAATCTCGATCAGATGAATGATGTGTTTCAGAATATGCAGGAGAATAATTATGAAGGCTTGGGCTGGTATACGCTGGGACAATTGTTTGAACCGTCTCAGGGTGCCAATATTCTCAATTACGCAGACCAGATCACGCAATATAATAACCTCATGCCCAAAGCACCCACAGGTGGAAGCATTTTGCCTCTCCAGACCGGTTGGGAGTGGTATGAGTCGCAGGGATACGATAATATTTATAACTCCCTTTATAATGTAGAATCTTATGATCCTGCCGAGTTTGGCCTGCCTTTGTGTACCCGTACATGGCAGGGAAACAGTCAAGGCGTTGATACGCGTACTGGGGATGGGTTTTTGGTAGTTGCCGGAAAGGCAAGCAGCGGCGCAAGTAATCCGAACAGTTATTACTGGCTGTACAATGATTTTCTCCTGCCTTATCACGATATCACCATTGGCGCAGAGACGAAGTTGTGTTACTGGATTTATCCGTATGATGATGCCGGTGATCCGGATGACGGCAACCGCTCGGTAGCGGTTGATTTGATTTTTTCCGATGGTACGGCCTTGCGTGACCATTCCGTGCCCTCAGGTGCGATCAGCCCGGTGCTGCTTGATCAGAACAGCCATTATGTTCATCCGGCGCAGCGGCATGATCACCTCACCCCCAATGCCTGGAATTATGTCGAGGTCGACCTCTCCGCCATGAGCGGTCAGACCATTGAACAGGTCTGGATGGCTTTTGATGATCCGAATTACAGCAGCCACGGGGACAAATACCGGGTGTACATTGATGATTTGAAATTCACGAATACCCCGGAGACGTTTGACGAAGATTTTATTGGCGCGTTTGATACCACGCCGGATACCTGGAAAACCGGCGGGTCACACATCACTTTTACAGGTGACGGGGTCACCACAGCCAAAGGCACACTGGTATCGGGAACCTATGGTGATATCCAGAGTCCGGTGGTGGCTAATTTTGATCAGGGAACCTACGACGCGATTGAATTTCTCATTACCGATATGACCCCTGGAGCTTTTCTGGAATTTGGATTGCAGCAACAGCGGGAAAGCAATCGCGAGTATTTATATAACAGTAAGTTTAATTATTTTGATGTGCCCGGTCTTTACCGTGTGCGCTTCAGCGATTTTGCGCCGGGAAAAGATACGTCTGCTTTCACCATGAAATTTTGGTTGAAAGAAATTGCCGGGAATACAGTTGATTTTGATTATGTCAAATTGGTCCAGCATCCACCCATTCCGGTGGCAACACCTTCTCCGAGTGGTTGGGCCGAGGAATTTACCGGCGCGGCAAACGAAATGCCAACCGGCTGGCGGGACCGTAAAGCCTGGGGTGAATACAATGCCCGGATTGAGCAAAACGGCACGAATCAGGCTGTGATCACATTGGGGTCCATCGATACCTACGGCGATGTCATCACCCCGATAATTGAAAATTTGGATATTGCCGCTTATTCCATTTTGGAATTCAAGATCGCTGCCATGGACCTGGATCACTTGGATGTTAACATTCAACAAGAAACCGGTTCCTTTCAGAGTTTTTCCGGTGTGAGTGTTTCGGCGCCGGGTGTTTATACCATTGATTTAGGCACCGTAGTGCCGTCCGGCACGGATATGTCTCGTTTTTCCATCAAGTTTTGGCCCAATGATACGCAAAAAAGCGGCACCGCTGTTCTTGACTATATTGAGATTAAAGCCGCGCCCGCTCGGGTGAACGGCACTTGGGAAAATATAGGTGATTCGTTTAATTTCAATATTACGCTTAATGCGAGTGGGCCATCAATTGAGGTATATCAGAATGACCCCTATACAACCTGGATAGAGCACAGCGGATTGGTTGAGGACATTTTTGTAAAACAATACATCGGCCAAGGTCAATGGGAATTATGCGGCACCAAACTGAATATGTATCCAAATGATCACACAAGAGAGGCTTCTGTTCCTGAGCTTGTTTCTGCCGGTGGTTATCTTTATGCAACCTGGGCAGAGGGCGGGTATCTCAATGAAAGTATTTATGTCAAACGCTGGAATGGTGCGGTCTGGACGCAGTTGCCAGGTTTGATTGGCGAGTGGGAACATTATGAATCAGAGAACCCCCAATTATCTGTCGATATGAGCAACACCCCTTATGTGACCTGGGCGGAGCGTCGCTCCTATCCGGCAAATAATTGGAAAGTTTATGTCACACGCTGGTCCGGTAGCACTTGGCAGCAAATGGGTGGGAGGTTGAATATTGTGAGTGGCGATGATGCGGGCAATCCTGATATCGCACTGTTCAATACAACACCTTACGTCACGTGGGTTGAGGGAAATAAGATTTATGTAAAACATTGGACAGGAAGTGGTTGGGCGGCGGATGGTGGTGTTCTCAATCGGAATAGCGCCGATCCAGCCACCGGTCCGGAAATTGTGTTGTGGAATAATATGATCCATGTGGCTTGGTTGGAAAGCCGGGCGGTTCAGATCAAACGGCTTAATGGTTCGACATGGGAGTGGGTTGGACAACCATTACAGGTTGATCCTAATAACACAATTGACCGGCTAAGTATGGCAGATACAACCAGCACATTATCGGTTGTCTGTCAGAGCAATGGATTGATGTATCTTTTTGCATGGGATGGCATTGAATGGAAACGGACCGATCCGGATCTTGACCGTATATCCGGTCAGGTTGTCCACGGTGTGGATGTTTGTAATGGTATGGGTTTGCCGTATGTGGGATATACGGAAGAAAATGATGGGCGTAAAGTATTTGTCAGCCGCTTTATTGAAGGAGGCATCACAGTGCCGACCGCAACGCCCACCGCTGTACCCACGCCATTACCGAGTGAGTATTGGCGGGAAGATTTCAATGGGAGCGACGGTGTTCAACCGGTTTTGTGGCAGGACTACTCTAATTATTCTGGATGCGACGGTGATATTCAGTACAATGGCGCCGGCGAGGTCTATGTTGGTTCCTATATGGAATCATGGGGAAAAGTCCTCTCGCCGCCAATGCATTGTGATGTCGGTGTTTATTCATATTTAAATGTTGATGTTTCTTGGGTGAAAGAAGGTGCAACGTATAAAATTGGTATTCAGGAAATTGGCGGTGCATGGAATTATTGGGATTTGACGACAAGTTTGAATAGTACAGGCATCTATTATTTGGATTATCAACAAACAACCGGTTGGTCAGGTGAACATGATTTTTATATTCAATTAACCATCGAAGGAATGTATGCGGCGATTAAGGTCGATTGGATAACCCTGACGCAGGGATTGCCGACAATGACCCCGACACAAATTATAACAATGACAGCCACTCCGACCCCAACCCCAACCAGTACCGTGACCCCGACGGTGAGTCCCAGTCTGACGATCACAATAAGCCCAACCACGAGTCCAAGTTCGACAGTCAGCCCGACCCCAAGCGCAATACCCACTGCGACCGCGATTCCAAGTTTCGTGGATTACAGCACCTACCATGGCGGGAGCAGTGAGGAAAAGGTGCAGGACATGCATGTGGATGCCAATGGCTACATCTATATTGCCGGTATTACCACCTCCAATGATCTGCCTGTGACCACAGGTGTGGTAGATGAAACATACGGCGGCGGCAATGACGGGTTTGTGGTCAAGTACGCGCCGGACGGCCAGACGGTTGTCTTCTGCACGTATTTCGGCGGCTCGGACAATGACAATGTGCGCGGCATCACAACTGACAGTGCAGGCAACATCTATATCACCGGTACGACCTGGTCGAGTGATTTCACGACCACAGCCGGTGCGTATGACACCGCCTTGGGAGGTGCGCGTGATGCATTCATTGCCAAACTTTCCAGTGACGGTCAGACATTGTTATACAGTACTTATTTAGGTGGCAGTGCTTATGACTATGGATTCTGTATTGATGTCGAAAGCGTGGGTGATGTTGTCTATGTGGGCGGTTTCACGCACGGCAATTTCCCGGTGACATCCGGCGCGGCACAGGAAACTTTCGGCGGCATGGGCGACGGCTTTGTGACCAAGTTCAATATGGCGGCCGGTACGATTGTTTATAGCACGTACCTCGGCGGCCAGTATTGGGAACCGGTTGATGCGATCATCGTGAAAAATGGCGAAGCCTATCTGACCGGCCATACCCAGTCACCGAATTTCCCGGTTACTCAGGATGCGCTTGATTCAACCAACAGCGTACCGGGTGCCAATCAGGGTGCGGACGGGTATTTCACCAAGCTCAGTACAGATGGTTCCACCTTCCTGTACAGTACGTTCATCGGACCGGAAAGCAGTCCTTTGACCACGACGTTCACTGAAATGGCGATTGATACAGCAGGGAATATCTATCTGGTGGGGGATACGTCAGAGCAGGATTTTGCTGTCACAGCCGGATGCATCCAGCCGGGTTTTGGCGGCGGATCGCGTGACGGTATTGCTGTCAAACTCAACGCAAATTACAGCTCCATTACGTTCAGCACCTTCCTGGGTGGTGATGGAAAGGATGGCTGCACGGATATCACGATTGATACGTCAGGCAATCTCTGGATCACAGGCATGACCGATTCCAGTGTTTTCCCTGAATCAGAAACCGGTCTGGGCGGGTATGATGTTTTTGTGAGCAATCTCAACGCGACCGGTGATCTGCTCTGGTCCGGACGTTTGGGCGGGAGTCAGGACGAGGGATTGGATAATTTCCATTTGAAGGCAGCGTATCAGGTATTGAATAATATGCTTTGCGTGACCGGGCGGACCACTTCGCAAAATTTCCCAGTCACCTCAAATGCTGAACAATCCACGTACGGCGGTGGTGTGTCAGACAGCTTCCTCTCGATGCTTGGACAACCGGCTACGACCTACACGCCCACCCCGACCCCGAGTACGACAGCCACACCTACTCAGGAATATGTCTGGGAGGATGATTTTAATGGCGGCACGCCGGGTGAGCAACCATCAGCCTGGGAGGATGAGACAGAGCATAGTGACTACAATGCAGACATCTACTATTCCCAGACCGCATCCTGGGCCCGGGTAAGCCGGACCGCAGAGGAGACCTGGGGAAAGGTATTAACCTCCATGATAAACTGCGATGTGGATACCTTCCCGATGGTACAGATCAAAGTGAGTAATATTTCAGCGGACACCACCTGGAAAGTCGGTATTCAGGAGACTGAAGGCGCCTGGCAGTACTGGAATTTAAATTCCAGCAGCAGTGATACCGGGAACTTTGTGTATAATTATAAGGAGATCACATCCTGGACCGGTATTCATAATTTCAGCGTGGTTTTAAGTGTGGAAGGCGCGGTAGGGACATTTGTGGAAAGTGATTTTGTCCGGGTATTGCGTTTGCAGGCCACACCGACACCGACGGTTACGCCGACAGTAACACCGACGTTTACGCCGGGTACCACCGGAATCTGGAATGAAATCTTTAGCTATTCTGATGACAATCCGGCGTCTGTTGCCGGTGATCAGCCGCCGGGATGGTACGATGAGACTGATGACGCAGGGTATAATGCTGAGATTGAGTATGCTGTGACTGATGGACTGGCCGAACTTACGACTGTGAGCGGCGAGCAGTGGGGCAAAGTATTGAGCTATTCTCAGAGTGTGGACCTGGCAAGCTATCCCATGCTGGAAGTTGTGATTAGCGATATCCCGCAAGGCACGGCCAAGATCATGGTATTCAGCCAGGAGAGCGGTTGGGAAGAGTATGACCTGAGCGGATCATTAACTGTGGCAGGCACTTATGCTTACGACATTCCATCGGCAACCGGCTGGAGTGGCGTGAAAAATTTCGGTATACAGCTGATCTCCGAGGGCGGGACAGCAGTATTTGATTCTATCATCAGCCAATCGGGTATGACACCCACCCCGACGGTCACACCGGTGGCGACCAATGCCTATATCGATATTTTTGATGGAACGCCGGGTGAACAACCTGCGGATTGGCGTGATGAATCGCAGGATTATGGTTTTGATGCGCATATTGCCTATGCAACCGGCGGCACAAGCGCAGATGTTTCACGTACCCAGGAAAGTACCTGGGGCAAAGTGCTCTCTTCGATTATTACCTGTGACACCTCGGTCTACACCCACGTGGAAATCGAAGTGGATACAGTGCTGTCGAGTACAGCCTGGAAACTGGGCATCCAGGAAGAGGACGGCGCATGGCAGTACTGGGATCTCAATGTGAGCCATACCCAGACCGGCACGTTTGCGTATGACTATGCTGCGGTGACCGGATGGACGGGTATGCATTCATTCCGCATTCAGATCACAGTGGAAGGTGATTCAAGCGCAGGCATTGAAGTGGATCAGATCAGGGTTTGTCAGGAAGAGACGGTCACCGGTTCAGCCTATATGGGGGTTGCGGTTTCCTATTCGCCAACCTGTACTGTCACTCCGACCCCGACGATGACCGCAACACTGACCCCGACAATGACACCAACGCAAGTAGTGTTGAGCAGCACACTGACAGCGACCCGGACACCCACTGCGACATCTACACCCTGGTTGAAATCAAAAGAGGTCATGGCCTATCCCAATCCGGCACGCGGTCAGGTGAACTTTGCCTACACAGTCAGCGGCCAGGGCAAGGTCGTGATTGATATTTACAAATTGACCGGAGAGCGCGTGGCAACGGTCACCGAGCATTTCAATGCCGGTACCGGTCAGACCCTGCGTACTGCCTGGGATGCGGTGGATGTGGCGCCGGGCATCTACTTCTGCCGGATCGTGATCACAGATGGCAGCGGGAAAGAAATGTTTAGACAGATGAAGAAGGTCGCATTAATTAAGTAG
- a CDS encoding RNA polymerase sigma factor, with protein MDRSDRELITAIKNNDPDAARVLYERYYAMTVRVALKVLHSTDDAQDIAQEVFMRVLVRKKILAFRGDSQLGSWLYKVTVNHSLSFIRKKMKRQETQRLILKECREFNSRTSENVDQLWKLETHEKLEHLCEALDTLPGLYGKCLFLRYYEGQKYKEIAKKLKITRDRVGMQIMRSRNLLNKNQELKKLYVS; from the coding sequence GTGGATCGCAGCGACCGGGAACTCATCACAGCCATTAAAAATAATGATCCCGACGCGGCCCGCGTGTTGTATGAACGGTATTATGCTATGACAGTTCGGGTTGCCCTGAAGGTATTGCACTCAACAGATGATGCCCAGGATATTGCCCAGGAAGTGTTTATGCGTGTCCTGGTCAGGAAAAAAATACTGGCTTTTCGCGGAGATTCCCAATTGGGTTCATGGCTGTACAAAGTGACTGTCAACCACTCACTTTCCTTTATCCGGAAAAAAATGAAAAGGCAGGAAACCCAGCGCTTGATCTTAAAAGAATGCCGTGAGTTCAATAGCCGTACCAGTGAAAATGTGGACCAGCTTTGGAAACTCGAAACCCATGAAAAATTGGAACACCTTTGCGAAGCCCTCGATACCCTTCCCGGTCTGTACGGAAAATGCCTTTTTCTCAGATATTATGAGGGCCAAAAGTATAAGGAAATCGCGAAAAAACTAAAAATAACCCGGGACCGGGTCGGCATGCAGATCATGCGGAGCCGGAACCTGCTGAATAAAAACCAGGAATTAAAAAAACTGTACGTATCCTGA
- a CDS encoding sigma-54 dependent transcriptional regulator yields MNRILIADDDISVVDTIAGILKNEGGFEVETALRHDEIIGKIECFQPHLLTLDLEFGSQSEAGIAILKEIRSRYNEKRLPIIIISGTGDTVKLRELVKSGMNDYIYKPIDAGDLLEKISGCIQVAPVDTTIWKKQVIGNSKAMMDLMLHVGRLTRAELDTLILGENGTGKDLIAELFHEMGPRHGERFYAIDCTNIPDNLSEIELWGHAANAFTGAVKDKKGRSEMADQGTLLLNEIGDLSLSQQAKILNFIQNKTFLRIGEVEPRSLDIVILVATNKNLYEMVKQGKFREDLYFRLHSNNIIMPPLRDRLEDIPLLAAHFMKKYNKKLKKDIKGIVSDVLEKFQALLWPGNVRQLEKCIETGMINCRGQQIKWKDVQSYIEHGEQALHTSDAGQPEFDPDWTYKKIKDAIKNKADETERHYITHHLEKNKYKIVKTAQAIGLKNYQQLTEIMQRLKISK; encoded by the coding sequence ATGAACCGGATACTAATTGCAGATGATGACATCAGCGTTGTCGACACCATTGCAGGGATATTAAAAAATGAAGGCGGGTTTGAAGTGGAGACCGCATTGCGGCACGACGAAATTATCGGAAAAATAGAATGCTTTCAACCGCATCTTTTGACCCTGGACCTGGAATTTGGGAGTCAGTCAGAGGCCGGTATCGCCATTTTAAAAGAAATTCGAAGCCGCTATAATGAAAAAAGATTACCCATCATCATCATCAGCGGCACTGGGGATACGGTTAAGCTCCGGGAATTGGTTAAAAGCGGGATGAACGATTATATTTATAAACCCATTGACGCAGGTGACCTGCTGGAAAAAATATCCGGCTGTATCCAGGTTGCGCCGGTAGACACAACGATCTGGAAAAAACAAGTGATCGGTAACTCCAAAGCGATGATGGATCTTATGCTGCATGTGGGGCGGCTAACGCGCGCTGAACTGGATACTTTGATTTTGGGGGAAAACGGGACCGGCAAAGACCTGATCGCCGAGCTGTTTCACGAGATGGGCCCCCGGCATGGAGAGCGGTTTTACGCCATTGACTGCACCAATATCCCGGACAACTTAAGTGAAATCGAACTCTGGGGGCATGCCGCCAATGCGTTTACCGGTGCGGTAAAGGACAAAAAAGGCAGGAGTGAAATGGCTGACCAGGGAACTCTGTTGTTGAATGAAATCGGGGATCTTTCTTTATCTCAGCAAGCCAAAATATTGAATTTTATTCAGAATAAAACCTTTTTGAGAATCGGCGAAGTCGAGCCGCGCTCTTTGGATATTGTCATTTTAGTTGCGACCAATAAAAATTTATATGAAATGGTCAAGCAGGGGAAGTTCCGTGAAGATTTATATTTTCGTCTGCATAGCAATAACATCATCATGCCGCCTTTGCGGGACCGTCTTGAGGATATTCCCCTATTGGCCGCGCATTTTATGAAAAAATATAATAAAAAACTGAAGAAGGACATAAAGGGCATTGTGTCCGACGTGCTGGAAAAATTTCAGGCGCTCCTGTGGCCGGGGAATGTACGGCAACTGGAAAAGTGCATTGAAACCGGGATGATCAACTGCCGCGGGCAGCAGATTAAATGGAAAGATGTGCAGTCTTATATCGAGCATGGCGAACAGGCGCTGCATACCTCCGATGCCGGTCAACCGGAATTTGATCCGGATTGGACTTATAAAAAAATTAAAGACGCTATAAAAAATAAAGCTGATGAAACTGAGCGACACTATATCACGCACCATCTGGAAAAAAATAAATACAAAATTGTCAAAACCGCCCAGGCGATCGGGTTGAAAAACTATCAGCAATTGACTGAGATCATGCAGCGGTTGAAAATATCGAAATAA